In a genomic window of Octadecabacter temperatus:
- a CDS encoding adenosylcobalamin-dependent ribonucleoside-diphosphate reductase, translating to MTRFAAPIAEQIWNMKYRLKEADGTPIDATVEETWSRVAKSLASVEKKPAEWEPKFYKALEDFRYLPAGRITAGAGTNRSVTLFNCFVMGTIPDTMSGIFDNLREAALTMQQGGGIGYDFSTIRPKGTTVHGVAADASGPLSFMDVWDAMCRTIMSAGSRRGAMMATMRCDHPDVEDFITAKSDANRLRMFNMSVLVTDPFMEAVKADKPWDLVWDGAVVRTVQARELWDSIMQSTYSHAEPGVIFIDRINEMNNLNYVETIAATNPCGEQPLPPYGACLLGSVNLARLVHFPFEKSAHVSEDELTELVATAVRMMDNVVDASKFPLEAQAKEAAAKRRIGLGVTGLADALLMTGLRYGSEEAARQTEVWMKAIARAAYLASVDLAKEKGAFPLFDADQYLSSGNMMQMDDDVRDAIRTHGIRNALLTSVAPTGTISLYAGNVSSGIEPVFAYAYTRKVLQKDGTRTEEEVVDYAVKMWRDLHGDAELPDYFVNAQTLPAMDHVRMQAAAQKWVDSSISKTINVPEDISFDDFKEVYMEAWDSGCKGCTTYRPNDVTGSVLSVEPETKPEVIADENAGDVIYMTEPLDRPGELTGQTYKLKWPDSEHAIYITVNDILHQGQQRPFEVFINSKNMEHFAWTVALTRMISAVFRRGGDVSFVVEELKAVFDPRGGAWIQGKYVPSILAAIGGVIEKHMISTGFLAGEGMGLKTDPHAEVVNMKPKGNACSSCGQYTLRMVEGCMTCSDCGYSKCG from the coding sequence ATGACCCGCTTTGCCGCTCCAATTGCCGAACAAATTTGGAACATGAAATACCGCTTGAAAGAGGCGGATGGCACGCCAATTGATGCGACAGTTGAAGAGACTTGGTCACGTGTTGCGAAATCACTGGCGTCAGTGGAAAAAAAGCCCGCGGAGTGGGAACCTAAGTTTTATAAAGCGTTGGAAGACTTCCGGTATTTGCCAGCTGGCCGCATCACTGCGGGCGCGGGGACCAATCGGTCCGTAACCTTGTTCAACTGCTTTGTTATGGGAACGATCCCTGACACGATGTCGGGCATTTTTGACAACCTGCGCGAAGCCGCGCTGACGATGCAGCAGGGTGGGGGGATCGGATATGATTTCTCAACCATTCGCCCGAAGGGTACGACTGTTCACGGGGTTGCTGCGGATGCCTCTGGCCCATTGAGCTTTATGGACGTCTGGGACGCGATGTGCCGCACGATTATGTCTGCGGGGTCCCGCCGCGGGGCGATGATGGCGACGATGCGCTGTGATCACCCAGATGTGGAAGACTTCATCACCGCTAAATCCGACGCCAACCGTTTGCGTATGTTCAATATGTCCGTGCTTGTCACCGACCCGTTCATGGAAGCGGTAAAGGCGGATAAACCGTGGGATCTGGTTTGGGATGGCGCGGTTGTTCGCACCGTTCAAGCCCGCGAACTATGGGACAGCATTATGCAGTCCACATACAGCCATGCTGAACCGGGCGTTATTTTCATCGACCGTATCAATGAGATGAACAACCTCAACTACGTCGAAACCATCGCGGCGACGAACCCATGTGGTGAGCAACCTTTGCCGCCATACGGCGCGTGTTTGCTCGGGTCTGTAAACCTTGCACGTTTGGTGCATTTCCCATTCGAGAAATCCGCGCACGTCAGCGAGGACGAACTGACCGAACTGGTCGCGACAGCCGTTCGCATGATGGACAACGTTGTGGATGCGTCAAAGTTCCCACTGGAAGCACAAGCAAAAGAAGCGGCCGCAAAGCGCCGGATCGGGCTTGGTGTTACTGGGCTGGCAGATGCACTGCTGATGACCGGCCTGCGCTATGGATCCGAGGAGGCGGCGCGTCAAACGGAAGTTTGGATGAAAGCGATCGCCCGCGCCGCGTATCTGGCGTCGGTGGACTTGGCCAAGGAAAAAGGTGCGTTCCCGTTGTTTGACGCGGATCAATACCTCAGCTCGGGCAACATGATGCAGATGGACGACGATGTGCGCGACGCGATCCGTACCCACGGTATCCGCAACGCCTTGCTGACCTCTGTCGCACCAACGGGCACGATTTCCCTATACGCAGGCAATGTGTCCAGCGGGATCGAGCCAGTGTTCGCCTACGCCTACACCCGCAAAGTCTTGCAAAAAGACGGCACGCGCACTGAAGAAGAAGTCGTAGACTACGCCGTTAAAATGTGGCGCGATCTGCACGGTGATGCAGAACTACCGGACTATTTCGTCAACGCCCAAACACTGCCTGCGATGGACCACGTACGCATGCAGGCTGCCGCGCAGAAATGGGTCGATAGCTCGATCTCTAAGACGATCAATGTGCCCGAAGACATCTCGTTTGATGACTTCAAAGAGGTCTACATGGAAGCATGGGATTCAGGCTGTAAGGGTTGCACGACCTACCGTCCAAACGATGTAACGGGTTCTGTTTTGTCCGTCGAACCCGAAACAAAGCCGGAAGTCATTGCGGATGAAAACGCAGGCGACGTTATCTATATGACTGAGCCGCTGGATCGCCCGGGCGAGCTGACAGGTCAAACATACAAGCTTAAATGGCCGGATTCCGAGCACGCGATTTATATCACCGTGAACGATATCCTGCATCAGGGGCAGCAGCGCCCGTTTGAGGTGTTCATCAACTCTAAGAACATGGAACACTTCGCGTGGACAGTTGCACTGACCCGTATGATTTCCGCCGTGTTCCGTCGGGGTGGCGATGTGTCGTTCGTCGTCGAAGAGCTTAAGGCGGTGTTTGATCCGCGCGGTGGTGCATGGATTCAAGGGAAATATGTCCCGTCTATCCTCGCGGCTATTGGCGGCGTCATTGAAAAGCACATGATTTCGACGGGTTTCCTCGCCGGTGAAGGGATGGGGCTTAAAACTGATCCCCACGCCGAGGTGGTGAACATGAAGCCCAAAGGCAACGCCTGTTCAAGCTGCGGCCAGTATACGCTGCGCATGGTTGAAGGGTGTATGACCTGTTCAGATTGCGGCTATTCGAAGTGTGGCTGA